A genomic region of Candidatus Marimicrobium litorale contains the following coding sequences:
- a CDS encoding flavin reductase family protein yields the protein MSIDSRELRNALGRFATGVTLITAVAEDGRAMGMTANSFSSVSLDPPLVLWSLQNNSDVYEIFARPRHFTINVLSTEQQALSNQYAKKGQHELDPSHYRLGKHGSPEIRHALVTLECELDATHQGGDHLIIVGRIRDMQQRPSGEPLLFASGHYRELR from the coding sequence ATGAGTATTGATAGTCGCGAATTACGGAATGCCCTGGGGCGTTTCGCGACAGGTGTCACTTTGATTACCGCTGTTGCAGAGGACGGACGTGCTATGGGCATGACAGCCAATTCTTTTTCATCGGTGTCTCTGGATCCGCCCCTGGTGCTGTGGTCACTGCAAAATAACTCGGATGTGTATGAGATTTTTGCACGTCCACGACATTTTACCATCAATGTTCTCAGTACCGAGCAGCAGGCACTGTCCAATCAATACGCCAAAAAGGGGCAGCACGAGCTGGACCCCTCTCATTACCGCCTGGGCAAGCATGGTTCTCCCGAAATCCGACACGCACTGGTGACGCTTGAGTGCGAGCTCGACGCAACCCACCAGGGCGGAGATCACCTCATTATTGTGGGTCGAATACGAGATATGCAGCAGCGTCCGAGCGGTGAGCCCCTGCTATTTGCCAGCGGCCACTACCGCGAATTGCGGTAA
- a CDS encoding MoaD/ThiS family protein — translation MIKVFFFASVREALDCDALDIPWPGDGLHLEALTEALCAERGPVWRTVLNQDNLIVAVNQAITDDDCVIRDGDEVAYFPPVTGG, via the coding sequence ATGATCAAGGTTTTTTTCTTTGCCAGCGTGAGAGAGGCGCTCGATTGCGACGCGCTGGACATACCCTGGCCTGGCGATGGGCTGCATCTGGAGGCATTAACGGAGGCGCTATGCGCGGAGCGCGGTCCCGTCTGGCGCACGGTGCTGAACCAGGACAACCTGATCGTGGCAGTGAACCAGGCGATTACCGACGATGATTGTGTCATTCGTGATGGTGATGAGGTGGCGTACTTTCCGCCGGTAACCGGTGGCTGA
- the moaE gene encoding molybdopterin synthase catalytic subunit MoaE, with the protein MIDAVITQVAVQEEDFDIAQLQAETMGGTCKEGALATFTGYVRRDNEGEEVDTLTLEHYPGMTERSIEQILQQAGTRWPLLCASVVHRVGTLSPGDRIVWVGISAAHREAAFSACEFVMDYLKTRAPFWKKERGPAGVKWVSVRDTDAARAARWSEQHTP; encoded by the coding sequence ATGATAGATGCCGTAATAACGCAAGTCGCTGTGCAGGAAGAGGACTTTGATATTGCCCAACTCCAGGCAGAAACCATGGGCGGGACGTGTAAGGAAGGTGCTTTGGCGACCTTTACCGGCTACGTGCGACGCGATAACGAGGGCGAGGAAGTCGACACCTTGACGCTTGAGCATTATCCCGGAATGACAGAACGCAGCATAGAGCAGATACTGCAGCAGGCGGGCACGCGCTGGCCACTCTTATGCGCAAGTGTTGTGCATCGGGTCGGTACCTTGAGTCCCGGCGACAGGATAGTCTGGGTCGGGATATCTGCCGCCCACCGCGAGGCGGCCTTCAGCGCTTGTGAATTTGTCATGGATTATCTGAAAACCCGCGCGCCTTTCTGGAAAAAAGAACGCGGTCCGGCGGGGGTCAAATGGGTATCTGTCCGCGACACCGATGCAGCGCGCGCGGCGCGCTGGAGCGAGCAGCACACGCCCTAG